CGAACGTCAAACGTGTATCATATCCCCGCTCAACCAAGCGTCCGAACAACGGTGCCTCTTCATAGTCAGAGTACCGCCAGTTCCCTGTTTGAACGTTTACGCAGACGACATCTGTTTCTGCCGTGTACAGGAAAATCTCATCTTCTTGCCACAAGAATAAATTACTGAACCATGCCTCGGAAAAAGCAGCAGGTCGCTTGATATATTCTAAATGCCCTTGCTCTAAATCTAATAAACCAAAATAAGCTGACTCTTCAAATACGATGAACAATCGTCCACCGCCTGGCTCAATGTACCAGGAGAATGGAACATACGCACATGCTGTTTCCCATAGTGGTTTTAAATCCGCATCACATTTCATAAATCCGTGGCGATCTCGAAAAAGAAGCAAATCCTCTCCGATTCGATCGAACAGTGAGACGGATTCATGGAGTAACAGCTCTGCAGCAGGTTTATACATATGCATCACTTCCTACTTCATACGGTATCAACCTTCTTCATTTCTCGCTACTATTGATGCGCTCGACTTGCACCTCCTGTTATACTAACCTCATGGAAAAAGGAGGATGAACCGGATGAAACCTTTACAACTATCCGCTGAGACGGCTGTCGAACTTTCGAAACGTCTGAACGTACCCCTCGAGCAATTGATGCATATGCCCCGCCATATCTTGATTCAAAAGCTCGTCGAATTAGAGCAAGAACAAGCGAAAACAGAAACTGACCCGTCTAACGAAACTGAATCTTAAGCAATAAAGCCTCTTATCCAACGATGGAAAGAGGCTTTACTTTAAATCTAGGATTGCGGATGATAATCTGATTTACCGTATCGAAAGACATTAATGATTGCTTTCCCGTCACTCGGATAACCATTCGGATGATCAATCGGAAAGAGTGAGAAAAAGACGAAATAGAATGAGAAATATGCGAATTGGTACGTAAAAATCGATGCCTCGAACACACCAGCATAAATGAGACCATTGACGACTAAGATACTCACTAAGTTTGCGATCGATCCACCTGCATAGACCATAATGTTAGCAAATTTCGTTTCATGACGTAGTGCCTCATATTGACACCACCCATCCCAAAAATAGATACGATTCAGTCGAATCGGTCCGACACGAAGTAACGATTTTCCGGAACCAATATTGATCTCCATGTTTCCACCGAACAATCGGGCAAAAAAGTAATGCCCCATCTCATGAATCAATGTCACGATAGGCAACAGTAAAAAGAACGACAAAAAGAATTTCCATAAATCCTCAAAACCAAACATACACCGTACATCCTTTCATAAAAACAACATCCTATATACTACTTAAGAGGTTTTTTCCCGAAAGATGACGCTTCAAACAAAGTTTCGATAAATTCAGGCAAGTCAATTTCATGACAGGCTGACATCGGACTGTCATCCACGTAAAAAAGGACGAAGCCATCTTACGCTTCGTCCTTCTGCATTTAATCAGTCTTCTTTCGACGCTTGTTCGCTGCGTACAACAATCCGATGATCGTTAATGCAGCACCACCTGCCACCGCATATTTCTTATAGTCCGCTTTTCGTTCGGCAATGACCGTCGTCGTCAATGCTTGGATGACTAACTGTTTCTCTTCGTGCAACCGTGGTGCGTGCAACTTAACGGCCCCCGACTCAACCAATACCTCGAATTCACCGTTTGGCAATTCAATCGTGATATCCTCTTCCGTCGCATTGTGGTAGACACGTTGCCGCTCGACATATCCTTCATAGGTGCGTTTTAGTTCAAAGGCAATAACACCTTCCCCTTCTTCAAGGAAGCGCAGATGTTTTTTAATCATCGCCGCATTTGCGAGACGGAACATCGGATACTGACGACGAAGGGCAATCAGTCCTTTGACGTACTCAACTGCCGGACGCTCTGTTTCCGCCCGTTCGTAGTCGAGACGATTGACGACCTCTCCGGCATTGAAGCTGTCACGAATACCGTCCTTCGTTCGGAAAAATTCTTGTCCAGCGTGGAGGAAAGGAATTCCTTGTCCCGTCAAGATGATCGCATTTGCGAGCATTTGACGCTTACGTCGAATCTCTTCCGTATCCTCTGGACGAGATACCGATAACTTGTCCCAAATCGTTAAATCATCGTGAGCTTCGACGTACGACACGACCTGATTCGGTTCATCGGCAAATCCTTGCGAAGAGACGTTACCGGCGATTCCCCGTTTGACTTCACTCGTTCGGTCGAATGCACCGCTGATGAAACCACGGTCTTCCGGCGTTTGGACGTCGCCTTTGACGCCGTCTCGTAAGCCATTATTGAAATGAGCGATTCCTGGCATTTTCGGTGCATTGAAGTAATTCGCTTTCTCTTCCGGATCAAGTGGTGTATCGAGATCCCAGCCTTCCCCGATGATTAAAATCGACGGATCGATACGATCAAGCGCATGACGTACTTGATTCATCGTCTCAACATCATGAAGCCCCATCAAGTCGAATCGGAAACCATCCAGGTGGTATTCTTTCGCCCAGTACGTCACACAATCAAGGATGAACTTCCGCATCATCAGACGTTCAGACGCCGTATCATTTCCACAGAAACTACCGTTTGACAGACTACCATCTGCCTCTTGACGATAGAAGTATCCAGGAACGAACTGACCAAGCGGAACTGTTGCCGCATCATACGTATGATTGAAGACGACGTCCATGATGACACGGATACCACGGTCATGTAACGCTTGTACTAATTGTTTTAATTCAAGGATCCGCGTTCGTGGATCATCGGGATTCGATGAATACGAACCTTCCGGCGCAAAGTAGTTCACTGGGTCGTAACCCCAGTTATAGTTATCCGGGTCGTTCGGTGCTGTCTCATTGACTGAGCCAAAATCGTAGATCGGCAGTAACTGGACATGTGTCACACCGAGATCCGCTAAATAATCAAGTCCTGTCAATCCACCATTTGGTGTCCGCGTCCCTGCTTCCGTTAGACCAGCAAATGTGCCACGTGCGACGACACCACTAGCCGGATGACTCGTTGCATCGCGTACATGCAATTCATAGACAACTGCGTCTTGCGAAGAATGAAACAGTGGGCGTTCTTCGATCCATCGTTCTGGTGTCACACTTGTCGGGTCAATCAACGCACCGCGTTTTCCGTTCGTTCCGACGGCTTTTGCATACGGATCGACTGCTTCGACCTTTTGTCCGTTGATGCTCGCTTGAAACGTATAGAAGTAACCTTCATATGTCGCTCGATCGAGTTCAACGACGTACGTTCCCCGTTCGCCCGCCACCATCTCGATCTCTTCGACTTTTCGTGCGCGTAACGTCTTGTAGAGACGAATCACGACATGCTCTGCTGTCGGCGCCCATAATCGCACGTGAATCGCTTTCTCTGAGAAAGTCGCTCCTAAATCATTTCCACTATAGGCAAATCGCTCATCCAGTTCTTGCGGTGTGAGCGTCAACATGTCTGCTGTTTGTTTCAAAGCTAAGCACCCCTTTCATTTCATGGTTTTTATTATAACAAAATTTTAAAGCAGTGGACGCTTCCGGTATTCCTCTCTAAAATAGAGAGTGGAATGAAAGGGGAGATTAAAATGGCAGCAAAAGATAATTCATTTGATATCGTGTCACAAATCAACATCGAGGAAGTGAAGAACGCGGTTCAGATTGCACTGAAGGAAATCACGAACCGCTTCGACTTTAAAGGTTCAAAGAGTGACATGAAGCTTGAAAAAGAGGATTTGATTTTGATCTCAGATGACGATTTCAAACTCGATCAAGTCAAAGACGTCTTAACAGCAAAATTGATCAAGCGAGACGTTCCGACTAAAAACCTGCAGTACGAAAAAGTCGAGCAGGCTGCCGGTAATACGGTCCGTCAACGTGTCATCCTCAAAAGTGGAATCGATCGTGACGATGCGAAAAAGATCAACAACGCCGTCAAGGAATCAAAATTAAAAGTGAAGACACAGATCCAAGATGACCAAATCCGCGTCACAGGTAAATCACGAGACGACTTACAACAAGTCATGCAGATCGTTCGTGAGCTTCCATTATCAGTCGACGTTCAATTCATTAACTTCCGTTAATCGATTCACATCATATCGGCTGAACGTTCTTGCTCAGTCCATCAAACTAAAAAAAGAGAGGTACTTTCTGGATCGTATCCAAAAAGTACCTCCCTTTTTTCTGTTTCTTACTGCGCTGTATAACCACCATCGAGAACGACAGCTTGACCCGTAACACCTGCCGCTTTGTCACTTGCAAGGAAAATCGCGTAATCCGCGATTTCTTTGACTTGGAGTAAACGTTGTTGCGGAACAAGTGGGTAGATGACTTCTTCGAGTACACGTTCGAGCGGTACATTTCGTGTTTCAGCGAGCGAAGACAATTGGTTTTGGACGAGTGGTGTATCGACATATCCTGGGCAGATCGCATTGACCGTGATACCAGAAGTTGCTCCTTCTAATGCGGCAACTTTTGTTAAACCGATGACGCCGTGTTTCGCACTGTTATAGGCAGCTTTCCCAGCAAAACCAATCAATCCGTTGATTGACGACATGTTCAAGATTCGTCCAGAGCCTTGTTTTTTCATGATCGGGAAGACGTATTTCGTATAGAGGAATGGTGCACGAAGCATGATGCTTTGAAGCAAGTCGAATTTCTCAGTCGAGAACTCTTCGATTGGTGAGACGTGTTGCATTCCCGCGTTGTTGATGACGATATCAATCGTTCCGTAATGTGCGACCGTCTGATCGATACTTGATTTGATTGCTTCTTCATTCGTCACGTCACCTGCGACGGCAAACGCATCGAAGCCTTTTTCACGAAGCGTTTCAGCTGAGCGTTTAGCAGCTTCTTCTTGAAGATCGACGATGACGACCTTCGCGCCTTCTTGAGCGAATTCTTCAGCGATCTCAAGACCGATTCCGCTTGCTGCTCCTGTAATTAACGCGACTTTTCCTTCGAGTTGTTTCATCATGATGGATTCCTTCTTTCTTTATCTTTACGTGTTCGGTTTCTTTACTGTACGCTGATTGAAAGAATAATAAAAATGAATACTTGTTATGACATCTATAACTCAAAAGAATAGGAGAATACTGATGGATTTCCGCCAACTGGAATACTTTACGGAAGTGGCACGCTTCAAAAGCTTCACTCGTGCGGCTGAACATCTCCATGTCACGCAACCGACGCTCAGTAAAATGGTTCGTCACTTAGAAGAAGAACTCGAGATGGAATTGTTCGACCGGAGTAAACGACAAATCGCCCTAACGGATGCCGGTGAGACATTATTGATCGAAGGTGAAAAGATTCTGCGTCAGTTATCCGATTTACCTTCCCATCTCTATGATGTCATGCATCTGACGAAAGGAACGATCCGCCTCGGTGTTCCTCCACTCATCGGCTCGCTGTTTTTCCCGGGTCTCCTGCGGCGTTTCGAAGAGACATATCCAATGATTCAAATCGAATTGATCGAAGCCGGTGGACATGCGTTAGAAAAAGCAGTCGTCGCCGGTGAAGTGGATCTAATCGCAACGGTCCTTCCTTCGGATGAGCATTTAACGACGCATCCCTTCATCGAAGAAGAACTCCATTTGTTTTTACCTAGTGATCATCCACTCGCTGATCGGTCGATAATTGCGTTAGAAGAAGTCGCTGATATGCCATTCGTTTTGTTTAACGAAACGTTCTCGCTTCATGATGTCGTTTTGAATGCTTGTCACGATGCAGGGTTCACACCACACGTTTCCCGAATTAGTTCGCAGTGGGACTTCCTCTGTTTGCTGGTCGCAGAAGGAAATGCTGCGACCGTCCTTCCGCGTTCGATCGCAGATCGCTTTTCGATTCGTGGTGTCAAAACGATTCCCCTGAAAACGCGTGTGCCATGGCATTTAGGAATTGCTGTCCCGACCGGTCGCTATCAATCGTACGTGACGCGAAAATGGATTCAGTTCGTCAGTGATATGTATTCCAAATAAGCATACCTTTTATAAAAACCATGTATTTGTAGCATGGTATTTCTTCCTTTACGATAAGAACATCGTTAAAAAAGAAAGGAAGTCCTTTACCATGGCAACTCATTTTGAATCACGTCACGAAACAGGCGTCAAAAAACTCAGCGAATTCACAGACGCAAACGCTGCACAATCGACACATGATAAAATCTCTGAATCCCTGAAAGATATCGCTCCAGCAGTCGGTGAGTGGATCACAGATTTCGCATACGGTGAAGTTTACAGCCGCGATGGTCTCGTCAACCGTGACCGCGCGATCGTCACGATTGCTTCTCTCGTCACACAAGGTACAGAACCACAGCTCGCTCTCCACATTAACACTGGATTAACAGCTGGTTTAACAGGAAACGAAATCGTCGAAGCTATCATGCACCTTGTTCCTTACACTGGATTCCCACGTGTCTTGAACGCACTCGAAGTCGCGAAAGTCGTCTTCGCAGAACGAGGCGTCACAGTCGAAACTGAATAATCTACGCACGATTTGATTCAAAAAAGATGGGCATGACGCATTTTCGGGTATTTCCTTAACAAAGGAGTGGTCGATTATGCGTTATGCCCTTTTTGCAGATCTTCACAGCTCAGTAGCCGACACATCGGCTGTCCTAGCTGACATACGGCGGCTCGCTCCCGATGCGCGTCTGTTTTGTCTTGGTGATATTCACGAATGCCACGTCGGTAAAAAGCGAGCGAAGCGCTATTCCTTTGAATCGCTCTCCCTCGTCGTGACGCTCGATGATGCTTTTTTAG
This window of the Exiguobacterium acetylicum genome carries:
- a CDS encoding YycC family protein, which encodes MKPLQLSAETAVELSKRLNVPLEQLMHMPRHILIQKLVELEQEQAKTETDPSNETES
- a CDS encoding site-2 protease family protein; this encodes MFGFEDLWKFFLSFFLLLPIVTLIHEMGHYFFARLFGGNMEINIGSGKSLLRVGPIRLNRIYFWDGWCQYEALRHETKFANIMVYAGGSIANLVSILVVNGLIYAGVFEASIFTYQFAYFSFYFVFFSLFPIDHPNGYPSDGKAIINVFRYGKSDYHPQS
- the pulA gene encoding type I pullulanase; amino-acid sequence: MKQTADMLTLTPQELDERFAYSGNDLGATFSEKAIHVRLWAPTAEHVVIRLYKTLRARKVEEIEMVAGERGTYVVELDRATYEGYFYTFQASINGQKVEAVDPYAKAVGTNGKRGALIDPTSVTPERWIEERPLFHSSQDAVVYELHVRDATSHPASGVVARGTFAGLTEAGTRTPNGGLTGLDYLADLGVTHVQLLPIYDFGSVNETAPNDPDNYNWGYDPVNYFAPEGSYSSNPDDPRTRILELKQLVQALHDRGIRVIMDVVFNHTYDAATVPLGQFVPGYFYRQEADGSLSNGSFCGNDTASERLMMRKFILDCVTYWAKEYHLDGFRFDLMGLHDVETMNQVRHALDRIDPSILIIGEGWDLDTPLDPEEKANYFNAPKMPGIAHFNNGLRDGVKGDVQTPEDRGFISGAFDRTSEVKRGIAGNVSSQGFADEPNQVVSYVEAHDDLTIWDKLSVSRPEDTEEIRRKRQMLANAIILTGQGIPFLHAGQEFFRTKDGIRDSFNAGEVVNRLDYERAETERPAVEYVKGLIALRRQYPMFRLANAAMIKKHLRFLEEGEGVIAFELKRTYEGYVERQRVYHNATEEDITIELPNGEFEVLVESGAVKLHAPRLHEEKQLVIQALTTTVIAERKADYKKYAVAGGAALTIIGLLYAANKRRKKTD
- a CDS encoding YajQ family cyclic di-GMP-binding protein: MAAKDNSFDIVSQINIEEVKNAVQIALKEITNRFDFKGSKSDMKLEKEDLILISDDDFKLDQVKDVLTAKLIKRDVPTKNLQYEKVEQAAGNTVRQRVILKSGIDRDDAKKINNAVKESKLKVKTQIQDDQIRVTGKSRDDLQQVMQIVRELPLSVDVQFINFR
- a CDS encoding 3-hydroxybutyrate dehydrogenase: MMKQLEGKVALITGAASGIGLEIAEEFAQEGAKVVIVDLQEEAAKRSAETLREKGFDAFAVAGDVTNEEAIKSSIDQTVAHYGTIDIVINNAGMQHVSPIEEFSTEKFDLLQSIMLRAPFLYTKYVFPIMKKQGSGRILNMSSINGLIGFAGKAAYNSAKHGVIGLTKVAALEGATSGITVNAICPGYVDTPLVQNQLSSLAETRNVPLERVLEEVIYPLVPQQRLLQVKEIADYAIFLASDKAAGVTGQAVVLDGGYTAQ
- a CDS encoding LysR family transcriptional regulator, producing MDFRQLEYFTEVARFKSFTRAAEHLHVTQPTLSKMVRHLEEELEMELFDRSKRQIALTDAGETLLIEGEKILRQLSDLPSHLYDVMHLTKGTIRLGVPPLIGSLFFPGLLRRFEETYPMIQIELIEAGGHALEKAVVAGEVDLIATVLPSDEHLTTHPFIEEELHLFLPSDHPLADRSIIALEEVADMPFVLFNETFSLHDVVLNACHDAGFTPHVSRISSQWDFLCLLVAEGNAATVLPRSIADRFSIRGVKTIPLKTRVPWHLGIAVPTGRYQSYVTRKWIQFVSDMYSK
- a CDS encoding carboxymuconolactone decarboxylase family protein, giving the protein MATHFESRHETGVKKLSEFTDANAAQSTHDKISESLKDIAPAVGEWITDFAYGEVYSRDGLVNRDRAIVTIASLVTQGTEPQLALHINTGLTAGLTGNEIVEAIMHLVPYTGFPRVLNALEVAKVVFAERGVTVETE